From Micromonospora echinospora, one genomic window encodes:
- a CDS encoding YciI family protein produces the protein MRYLMLVCTDPDHQPGPDDAVPDVEDWVTEMDGKGVRLMGSRTRPASDATTVRVRDRQVLLTDGPYAETKDQIAGFDIIECAHLDEAVEVASRHPMAWRGKIELRPFWTDDED, from the coding sequence ATGAGATACCTGATGCTGGTCTGCACCGACCCGGACCACCAGCCCGGCCCGGACGACGCCGTCCCGGACGTCGAGGACTGGGTCACCGAGATGGACGGTAAAGGCGTCCGGCTGATGGGCAGCCGGACCCGGCCGGCCAGCGACGCCACCACCGTCCGGGTCCGCGACCGCCAGGTGCTGCTGACCGACGGTCCGTACGCCGAGACAAAGGACCAGATCGCCGGCTTCGACATCATCGAGTGCGCCCACCTCGACGAGGCCGTCGAGGTGGCGTCCCGGCACCCGATGGCGTGGCGAGGGAAGATCGAACTCCGCCCGTTCTGGACCGACGACGAGGACTGA
- a CDS encoding RNA polymerase sigma factor has product MTERIAGIYAEAWSRIVATMIRLTGGDWHLAEECAQDAFTQALRKWPESGVPDQPLAWLTTTARHRAIDRMRRASTEAAKLREMAATGPEPPPYRGDSDIPDERLELVFTCCHPSLNLDAQVALTLRSLTGMSTAEIARAFLVPERTMGQRLFRAKQKIAHARVPFRVPPAHLLPDRLPAVLHVLYLLYNAGYGDPEKARLSREAIRLARVLTAALPDEPEALGVLALMLLHDARRDSRTDAAGDLVTLADQDRSRWDRERIAEGVALCERALRHRRAGPFQLQAAIAACHATAPVAADTDWPQIVGLYDHLARVAPSVIVDLNRAVAVGMADGPEAALPLVDAIAATGQLDGYHLLHATRADLLRRAGRTVEAADSYRVALDLAPTDAERRFLRGRLDLC; this is encoded by the coding sequence TTGACCGAACGCATCGCCGGCATCTACGCCGAGGCGTGGAGCCGGATCGTGGCCACCATGATCCGGCTCACCGGCGGCGACTGGCACCTGGCCGAGGAATGCGCCCAGGACGCGTTCACCCAGGCCCTGCGGAAATGGCCGGAATCCGGCGTACCCGACCAGCCGCTGGCCTGGCTGACCACCACCGCCCGGCATCGCGCGATCGACCGGATGCGCCGCGCGTCGACCGAGGCCGCGAAGCTACGGGAGATGGCCGCGACAGGTCCGGAGCCGCCGCCCTACCGCGGCGACAGCGACATCCCGGACGAACGCCTGGAACTCGTCTTCACCTGCTGCCACCCGTCGCTGAACCTCGACGCCCAGGTGGCGCTGACCCTGCGCAGCCTGACCGGCATGAGCACCGCCGAGATCGCCCGGGCGTTCCTGGTGCCGGAACGCACCATGGGCCAGCGCCTCTTCCGTGCCAAACAGAAGATCGCTCACGCCCGCGTCCCGTTCCGGGTGCCGCCGGCGCACCTGCTCCCGGACCGGCTGCCTGCCGTGCTCCACGTGCTCTACCTGCTGTACAACGCCGGCTACGGCGACCCGGAGAAGGCCCGACTGAGTCGGGAGGCCATCCGGCTCGCCCGGGTGCTGACCGCCGCGCTGCCCGACGAACCCGAGGCGCTCGGCGTGCTCGCCCTGATGCTGCTGCACGACGCCCGGCGGGATTCCCGTACCGATGCCGCCGGTGACCTGGTCACCCTGGCCGACCAGGACCGCTCCCGCTGGGACCGGGAACGGATCGCCGAGGGCGTCGCCCTCTGCGAACGCGCCCTGCGCCACCGGCGCGCCGGACCGTTCCAGCTCCAGGCGGCCATCGCGGCGTGTCATGCCACCGCGCCGGTCGCGGCCGACACCGACTGGCCGCAGATCGTCGGGCTGTACGACCACCTCGCCCGCGTCGCCCCGAGCGTGATCGTGGACCTGAACCGGGCTGTCGCGGTCGGCATGGCCGACGGCCCGGAGGCGGCGCTGCCCCTGGTCGACGCGATCGCCGCCACCGGGCAGCTCGACGGTTACCACCTGCTGCACGCCACCCGCGCCGACCTGCTGCGCCGCGCCGGCCGGACCGTGGAGGCGGCGGACAGTTACCGGGTGGCCCTCGACCTGGCCCCCACCGACGCCGAGCGCCGGTTCCTGCGCGGCCGGCTGGACCTCTGCTGA
- a CDS encoding transcriptional regulator, whose translation MSGTALRCFRCSPVPRPPAAPDAYAYLLGLYLGDGHLVTSTRTPVLRIACSDAYPGLITSCEQAMLAVLAARVQRIPKQGCVSVESSGNHWTCLLPQHGPGRKHERPIVLADWQRDVVAAHAGDFVRGLFHSDGCRVANRVTVKGREYVYPRYLFANESADIMGLCRWALDLLGVAWRMNRRNSLSVARRQSVALLDGYVGPKS comes from the coding sequence GTGTCCGGCACCGCCCTGCGGTGCTTTCGTTGCTCACCCGTCCCACGTCCTCCGGCGGCCCCGGACGCCTACGCCTACCTGCTGGGCCTCTATCTCGGCGACGGGCACCTCGTCACGTCGACGAGGACCCCGGTCCTCCGGATCGCCTGTTCCGACGCCTATCCCGGACTGATCACCTCCTGTGAGCAGGCGATGCTCGCCGTGCTCGCCGCCCGGGTGCAGCGGATCCCCAAGCAGGGCTGTGTCTCGGTCGAGAGCAGCGGAAACCACTGGACGTGTCTGCTACCGCAGCACGGGCCCGGCCGCAAGCACGAGCGGCCGATCGTGCTCGCCGACTGGCAGCGGGACGTCGTCGCGGCGCACGCCGGGGACTTCGTCCGGGGCCTGTTCCACTCCGACGGCTGCCGGGTGGCCAACCGGGTGACCGTCAAAGGGCGGGAGTACGTCTATCCCCGCTACCTCTTCGCCAACGAGTCGGCGGACATCATGGGGCTGTGCCGGTGGGCGCTGGACCTGCTCGGCGTGGCCTGGCGGATGAACCGCCGCAACTCGTTGTCGGTGGCCCGGCGGCAGTCGGTCGCCCTACTCGACGGGTACGTCGGCCCGAAGTCCTGA